DNA from Triticum aestivum cultivar Chinese Spring chromosome 7D, IWGSC CS RefSeq v2.1, whole genome shotgun sequence:
agctATGATATCCTATTCTATGAACAAAAGGAGGTCATAGGAGTTGTTTGGTTCCTAGTCACACCTTACCACACCCCAAAATATTCAAGTTAGGTGGCTGTTTAGTTTTTGGCACACCTAAGCCAGGATTCTATCATAGACACAAGAAATGTCAAAAGATTCCCTTTGGCAAGCAGAAGTGTGGTTAAAAATTTGAGCACAAAGAAGGCAAGTTCGTAAAAAAAACATGGCAAAGTATGGAATACTTAGCAACcacacccgcaaaaaaaaatgaGCCACCAAATAAATAAACACCCTTATTCCGACGCGAGGGCTCCGTGTCGCCCTCTTGCCTTCACTACACAACCCTAAAATGCTAGCAAGAGGGCAACCCTTCTCAACCTGCCAACGAGATCCAGGATCCACCTAGCTACTTGCTGGATAAGCATGTAGTGATTCTTCCCTATTCTTGAAAAACCCTTGATACTCTGAATATACAAGCAGAAATCACGGATGTTTGGGAAAAAACTGCCAACATGAATCTAGCAAGATTTTCACAGAATATATTTGTCTTCAACCTAAAACAAGGCGGGATTAAAATATGAATGGAACCATGTAGAACTGCTAGCTGCATTTAGAATAGATCGGTCTTTAATCCTTTTTCTAACTCTGATTGGTGGATAGCCTTCAAGTCCAATTATACAGTACCCCAGTTTGAAAAATCAAAAACCTGTTGCTATGACGCACTATGAAACCGTTTTCATCAAGTCTTGTCTGGTTCCAAAAGAACTAAACAAGCAGCTGCAGTCTTGTATGCAAAAACAACAGGGGAATATGCATGGGGATAACAAAACAAGCCTGGCAAGAGATGATTTTGCACAAAACAAGCATTTAGCATGTACTAAAATCCACCAACTAAAGGAGAAAATGCAGGCGTGCAGTAATTGCTCAGAACATACATAGAACTAGGATAAATGCCATCATCAGCCGACAGACATGCATCATTCAGTTCTACATCATCATAATGAAGTTCTAGTAAATCAAGCATCAAAAGGAAGTAACAAAATGCATAGACTCGTTGAACTTCAGCACCCACAGCTTGCCTTCAGTACCTTCTCCCACGCATAGACAGGAGAATGCTAGTAAGTGCTGAAGGGCAGCTTGCCTCCAGATGCCTATACCCCTCCGTCGCAACCACGGCGTCAAAGACTGCAGGAGTGCTGATGATGAACTCGATGCACTTGGTCTTGAGGTGCGAGCAGTTGTGCTGTTCAGCCAATGCCAGAGTCGTCGCCGCTGTGTCGATGGTGATGCCACCAGAGAGCTTGCCCTCGCAGAGGACTTTGAGCCTATCCAGCCCGTACCTGTCAGCAGCCGCAAGAAGATGCTGAGCCATCGGCGCCACAGCCTGCAGCTCATGGTCAAGTTCAGGCACGGTGTCGGTGTAGAGGAAGTGCAGCATGGCCTTGAATGCTGCCGGCTCCATGTCCTCGATCACAACATTTGGAGAACTTGCCTCCCTCATGTGTCCGAAGAACTCTGCCATCAGGACAGGGGACCTGGCAGCGAGAATGAGCTTGTGAGCAAGGAAGGACTCACCGGAGACGAGGAACGTGACATCGGCTCCCGTACCACTCCGCAGGAGCTCACCGAAGTGCAAGTGCAAGTTCGAGGTGGGCACGGGCACTGAGGTTGGCACTTCCGGCAGATCCTTCAGAATTGTGATGGTGCACTGCACAGTCAAATGATCGTCACTCGAACGGCTAGGCACTGGTAGATCGACTTTATTCACGAGGTAGACTTGTTGTGTGCAGTCATTTGGACGCTTGAATACATCAGACGTTCGCCTCTCTTGGGATAATCCATCCAGCCCTGGATGTACGAGGAGATAGCCCAGACTCGCCCTCACGTTGCATGTGGCGTCGGCATCACTGAGGAACATAAGCTTGAGCCATACCGCCGAAAAATACGAGGGAAAGCAATGGAGTTCCCACTCGTACCCATCGACGTCCCACCTAAATTTGAAGCACTCGTCGTGGCCCATGGTGCTGGACACCAAGCTGAAACCGTCGATCCTGAACAGCCGCACAGAACGCACGGTAGTGGTGGCGTTTGTGCAGGCACTGGCCATGGCCAAGGCTGGGGAAGTGGAGGATGGGAATGCTGAGGACTGAGGAAGCGGAGGTTGGGGGTGAGAAGATAATGGTGGAGCGGCGCACCTTAAAACCAGCGAGGCTGTGACTGTGACTCCTCGGGTAAAGAGGCCGGAATGCACGCCATTGGGCGGCGCAGGTTGGAAACAAGCGATATCAATGAAAGAACAGAATACCGGCGACCACCGTCCACGACCACCTGTCAGCCGCTCCGTTTGCCTTCCCGATGAGTCGTACGCAGTGGCCCACACATCCACAGCGCGCGGCTCGATCTCCAAGCAGAGCACTGCGCGTGTAGCCATGGCCTCCGTGGAGTAGTACTCCATACTCCTAGTACGAGTAGAGTGCAAAGTGCAAACGGTGCGGATACCCGATAAGGTCGATGGGTTCCAACGATGTTTTAGGCCACAGCACAAGCTTTACGAAGGGTTTGCTAGGCAAATGGCTCGAAGCGAGTATACTGGCTTGTGCATGCTCAGATTCGACCAACAGAGTGCTCTCTCTACTGTCTTTTCATAGTACACCCTCCTTTcatctatacagggcctaatgcgtttttcgaggctaactttgaccaaatgttagagtaataatatatgacatgcaacttacacaaaacatacggtcaaattcgtacgtgaaaggagcttccaatgatatagttttcatattatacatctcatgtactattaatcttgtcaatagtcaaaggcggttttgaaaaacgcattaggcatggaaggagggagtaactgAAATTGCTGGCCGTTTTTCTAATCCTCGACAAGTGCGTAATCGCATTGCTATGCTTAAGCCTTTACTAAACAAAACCCCTGACGATATGCAAACGTTAACCGTTTGGCATACTCAATTCCGGAGAGTACATCCACTTTTGAAACAGTCACACGTAATGATCCAAGAATAGACTATGATCAACCATATAGAAGCAGAAAAAGTGTAAACAGTTCTTATACTTAACCAGGAGGCCATTTCATGTGCAGATGGACTGATTGACCTGTGAACATAAATATGGTGCACCATTACCACCATAGATGCTGAAAATACTGTATGAGCTTCCTTGCATGATGCATCCTTCTGTTTTGCTGTTTACGATGACGAGGAGTCCATCTGCTTCACCTTCCATCCTATTAGATGCGGAAGAACAGGCATCTAAAAAGGAGCCTGAGCAGAAATTGTGCTCGCTTCTCAAAGAGGAAGAGCTGAAATGGACACTTAGAGCTAAAGTGCGGCAGGTCGTCCAAGGGGACGACATTGCCCAAATTTTCCATATGATCGCTAATGGAAAACacagaaaaaagaaaaatttccAGCTTGAGCAGGACGAGGGTACAATTGTAGAAAATGAGAACCTAAAATTGTGTATCACTAATTACTATAAACAATTGTTTGGTGCTCCTGAGGATAATTTTGTGTCTCTCGACAAGCACATGGTTGGGAATATACCTCAGCTCGGGACAGATGAGAATGAGATTTTATTGGCACCATtcacggagaaagaggtgtttgaggcaatATCACAGATGAAGAATATAAGGCATGAAATACAGCGTGTATAAGTAGACCCTGCAACATGTTTTACAACAAACATTAATTTTCTACTTATGAAATATTAAACGTGTatataaaaaaagttcatgatgtatatgaaaaatgtacattCTGTATGAAAAAAATAAGAGATAAAAAACGTATACTTAACCAAAATCATATATTGGAAAAATCTTAGCCATAAAAAAAGTTTCAAATGTTACAAAAGATGTATTGTGTGTGTGTGAAACAATAGGCATAAAAACATATATTATATGATAATgttttaatcatgtatttaaacaTGTGTAACAAAGTGTTCCTTATGTATAAGTAAAAAGTATAGTGTATATAAAAAGGTAGACATCAACACCATATATTTGACAAAAACTTTAATCGCGAATTTAAAAATGTCCAACGTGTACACAAAATTGTCTCTGTagttttttgaaaaaatgttttgTACCATACAATAAATCTTTAACACGTATTCTTACATATATTCCTAACATGTGTCTAAATTTTTTTAATCATGTACTTAAAAAATATTACGCATGTACGCGAAAAATGTATAACTTGTATTTAAAAAGTCCACATCTATTCTTTTTGCGAATGAAAGtcaacatgtatataaaaaataaaaataaaaactataAAGAAACCAAAAGAACCGACGTAAAAAGATAAAGAACTGCagagaagaaaaacaaaaacaaaaaagaagagtATAGGGAAACCaagcaggaaaaataaaaaaaataaacagaaaagaaattaaCGAAGCAAAGCACACCAAACGAATAAACCAGAGCACAAATAGGAAACACTCGATACTTGCGCACGCAGAAAATACTCTTGCCGGACGAGACAGGATTCTAAAAATTCCCACAATGAGCCATAAGTCTATACCTGAGATTATTTTGGTGGAGCTTTCAGCTTTTGTGCAATTAGCCTTTGCAACGTGctttataagattgcatcaaaggtgATCTATAACCGTTTGGAGCTAGTTTTGCCACAGATTATTTTGGAGGAGCGGTCAGCTTTTTCCCAGGCAGGTTAATCGCTGATAATATCATCATGGCTTTTTCTTTTTTGGAAATAGAggcgtacccccggcctctgcatcataatgatgcatgcagccatcttattaaaagtTCGCAAAGTATCATCAAGGCTTATGAGTGCCTAAAGTTTATGAAGAGGAATAAGGTAAAGAAATACCAATCCTTTGCATTGGCGCTAGACATGTCGAGGCCTATGGTTGGGTGGAGTGGCCCTACCTAGAAGCTATAATGCTTAAATTGTGGTTTATAGAAAGATGGGTAAGCATTGTCGTGAGTTTGGTTAGCACAGCAAAAAATTCAGTGATGTTTAATGGGAAGAAACTTGAGGAATTCAAGGCTCACAAGGAATCAGACAAGAGGACCCTATATCGGCATACTTTTCCGTATTTGTAGCAAAGGGCATGTCATGTATTTTGAAATTAAGAAGAGTCATCAAATTTCCATGGCCTACAAGTGGCTGCCTCGACACCATCTGTGAACCATCTTTTATTCGCTGATTACAACCTtctatttttcaaggaaaatagTATGGGACCTACCAAGGTGAACCAGGTTTTGGAAATGTACTCTCAAGCTTTTGATCAATGCATGAACTACTCTAAATCCTCTATTTATTTCAGCAAAGGAGTGCAAGAGAATATCCAGAATGGTATAAAAGATTTGCTTAACATCTGAAACAAAACTTTAAATGAGAAATATTTGGGGATGCCATATGATATTAGGAGTTCCAAAAACCGTGCGTTTAAATATCTTAAAGACCTTATATGGAGAAAAATACATGAGTGGATTGAGGATACCACGTCTGCTGCAAGCAAGGAAGTGTCAGTGATGGTATCCTGGACCAGGGGTACTTACCATGTCTACTCCTGGCCAGGTGGGTCGGGCCGAACCCCCTTTATTGGTTCCGTCCTGGGCCACTTAGACAACCCATGATGCATACAAgggatattccacaagacttggcataCAAGATGAGGGCTCCTCTACACTAACGTAGCCTAGTAGGACTACTCTTATCGTAGACCTCCAATaaattatataagccgaggctaggctagtcgatagatcattagaATGCTAcacaacaatctcgtggtagacacatgtactctgtactataccCCAATACAATAAACACAAGAAATACGTAGcatattatctcttcgagagaaccggaacctgggtaaaatccaTGTGTCCTTGTCCGGTCGTTCAAAGATGCATAGCTTAGGCCCTCTATGTAGGCCAAAAGAGGTGCCAAATTTACTTTTCTTTCTTTGGGCACCGTTGTCCTCCATTGCCCAACCAATGCCACACAAAAAATTATTCGCACTCGAGCACCTACTTCGATGCCAAACTGACAAAGCAGCAAACAATTGCTCTCGGTGGAGCACCCAAGGAAGCAAGTAGCCTAAAGGTAGTCTCGTAAGTAAGCAGTTGATGACTCACTTGAGTTTTTTAATTCACGTAGGGGTCCCACGTTTTTCAAGCTAGGAACACACACATTGTGAGGCCGGTGCCAAACAACTTTTTTAGGGCATCGCTACCCAGCTAGCAATAGTTTAATGCATTGGGCATCGACCACATTGTGGAAGGCCTTAGGATCCCTATCTCGAGATCTGCCGGATTTGGCTTCGTCTGTGGTGGCCCATAGAGGTCCTGCTAGGCGACTGTCACGGTTCGATGGGAGTAAAAATCAACCATCAGATGATATTTTTTTAGTTAGATCTGTTCCATGCAATTATCATTTTTGCAAACTATTTCTACCGGTTCGCTACTTTGTTCGCAGAACTAAAATTAGGTCACAACTTAACGGGCAACGGTTCTTGGTGGGTAATCGAATCACAATGTTCGGAAGCGAGATCACTTCTCCATCGATCCGAGCACACACAGGCGCTTGTGGAGATCCATTGCTCTATTAAAGTCCCAATAGCTGCCATAGACCGGACCAACACAGAATTCAGCGAAGTTCGGACATGATTTATATAAAACAGATGATATTTCATTCATTTAACTAAAATTTTCAATCAAAACTAGGACGCTAAATTGTAGCGGGCGGTGACCTTATACGCATGGCCACCCTACCCGGCCACACCGTCGGCGCTGTCCATGTCGTTAAAACATTGTTCTTAATGAGATGAGGCAACCCTTTTGGCTCAGTTTAAAAAAAGATAGCACATGTACAAACACCACAACCATTTTCTTGCCCCAGGAAAAAAATTGTTGATAAACATACACCAATAACTTATGTGTAAATAGTATAGTAATATATGCATCACAGACCCGGTAACATACGCACAAAACATCATGATAACTTTTAACTAGGAAAAAAGTGGCTGAAAACATACTCACGTAACTTCTATATAATATCACGAAAATATATACACCGTACACGTGAGAACTCACGCACAAACACTGTGGTAATGTTTTGGACCTGAGAAAAAGGTTGTTGAACCACCTCCCAAACTATCCCTCTGACCCCTCATACCACTAGTTCTTCTCGTTCAAGTCCTTAATTAACGAAGTTCATAACATATTCCCCCAGTTGTCTCTAAAAAAACATACTCCCCTAGTTTCATTAATATTTTGAGGTGGACCAGACTTTCCTAGACTGACATCTAGGACCGAGTGCTATCaacctttttattttctttagatcGAGTATGTATCAAAATGGGCTATGGCACGCCTTGCTGATaagtctcaaacgtatctataatttttggattaattatccttttgccctcagtggtgtccatgtgctcagttttgccctctgatgcgaattgtgctcagttttgcccctagtccatgcacaaGAACTATGACAAGGacaaacggccatatttgagtccattccgtccgccggcgttagtggttgtgggtccggagcttacacgtgggaccgcgtggacgtgggtccggagctgacatgtaggcccgtgcaactaaatccccaaatcattcgtaggattctagctcactctgcccatccgccggccggctgtcctgcgccgtcgccgccacctgcgctgcggccagcacctgccccgccaccagctgcacggcCTGCTCCGCCGCTACCGTCCTACGCCCACGCTCCACGGCTACCTGCGACGcccgccaccttcctgcgacgccacgggtggggcgcccgccacctactcgacccgcggcgcggcctccttccgtgcgcccggccggagcgctcaaaggtggggggctgctggagttatttgaactaggaggaagaaccctagggcgaaatggcgagcagcggcgaccccggagtatttggcgaggcaggcatcgggtcggagatccgccgcgtccacgactgggttcccgaggggtaagtctcgcctcttgtttagattgagcttatttgtgcatttgaacactcgattcgagtaggtttcCCCAATTAGTGTGTTGATTGCATCTCTGTTTttgccggttaggatggagttgcggtttgctttcatggtgcatattagaagggaccggtacatgttcgatgcaaaggataagaagaaataccaaggaggttttgattatcggttgccaatggctagtaattggagtttcagacaatttggggaggtaatttgtagccaatatccttggggtttgctcgatgaagtggtatacaaatactatgatggggaaaagaaatgggtgacagttagtaatgatgaagagctagctaccatgtttgttaggcataaagagaaatataattttcatgtgaggctgcaagttgatgtgcttgagcaggcatttggacctaggatgaccggtgcaacatctcggggagaaccaagtcgtcgtaatggcatctctagccagaacagttcagttggtgcacggcaacgtggtggctcgacaagtgtgggcaacagcagtagggtcccccttgaagtggagcctgatgactataattctggggttgatgaagagaacactactggaatcagctaatttgccatctgccagctctttgccgtctgctagctgacggcaaagaagctctttgccatcagctaccaaaaagcggacggcaaagaaatggcagacggcaaagaagccctttgccatctgccagctctttgccgtctgctagcagacggcaaagaatctttgccgtccgctggtggacggcaaagagggaggtggcccccaccccccgcccgtttgaaaaaaacttaacgccccacctctttgccgtccgccagcggacggcaaagaggcaaaaaggcggacgacaaagattggcggacggcaaagagccgagtacctaacggcccgtacccccccgcccgttacgctctgttctctcctctctctcctccccgacgcgccccgccaccgtgcacatcccgcccgcccgccgccgccgcccgccgccaccccggccctcgccgcccgccgccgccccgtcgccccgccacccgccgcccccacccctccgCCTCCCACCCCTCCGCCCGTCGCCCCCTTCTCCCCGTcgcccctccgccccgtcgcccccccacccgccgcccggcgccgccccgtcaccccctccgccccgtcgtcccccacccctccgccccgtcgccccccacccctccgccccgtcgcccccctccgccccgtcgcccccacccctcCGCCCGGCCAGCGCCACCCAGCCGCCCCTCCGTCGGCGGCGCCCCCCGCCGCCCCTCCGTCGGCGAGCGCCCCTCCGACGCCCCTCCGTCGGCGAGCGCCCCACCCTGCCGCAGGTGAGCCCCAcccctcttctcctttttttctgttttttctgtttttttagtttagtttagttttttagttttagatttttagttttagattacttttagtttagttttagatttagtttattttagttttttagttttagatttttttttctgttttttctgttttttagtttagattacttttagtttagttttagttttgttttaggtTACTTAGTGGTAGGttaaagaagaggaaaaaggagaagaagaagaagaagaagaagaagaagaagaagaagaagaggaggaggaggaggaggaggagaagaaagaagaagaagaagaagaagaagaggaggaggaggaggagaagaaagaagaagaagaagaagaagaagaagaagaagaagaagaagaagaagaagaagaagaagaagaagaagaagaagaagaagaagaagaagaagaagaagaagaagaagaaggaggaggaggaggaggaggaggaggaggaggaggaggaggaggaggagaaggaggagaggaggaggaggaggaggaggaggaggaggaggaggaggaggagaaagaagaagaagaagaagaagaaga
Protein-coding regions in this window:
- the LOC123171545 gene encoding BTB/POZ and MATH domain-containing protein 1-like is translated as MASACTNATTTVRSVRLFRIDGFSLVSSTMGHDECFKFRWDVDGYEWELHCFPSYFSAVWLKLMFLSDADATCNVRASLGYLLVHPGLDGLSQERRTSDVFKRPNDCTQQVYLVNKVDLPVPSRSSDDHLTVQCTITILKDLPEVPTSVPVPTSNLHLHFGELLRSGTGADVTFLVSGESFLAHKLILAARSPVLMAEFFGHMREASSPNVVIEDMEPAAFKAMLHFLYTDTVPELDHELQAVAPMAQHLLAAADRYGLDRLKVLCEGKLSGGITIDTAATTLALAEQHNCSHLKTKCIEFIISTPAVFDAVVATEGYRHLEASCPSALTSILLSMRGRRY